Proteins found in one Venturia canescens isolate UGA chromosome 8, ASM1945775v1, whole genome shotgun sequence genomic segment:
- the LOC122414668 gene encoding uncharacterized protein isoform X1, which yields MGRSAFSVTTILVLANFILISSAKPSHDFGKLDNKSVFLNEVVSFSDDLSKETSATRFIGDLFVGQRYASERLAQGKFDLDNQSPDVLQKTLYFDVKGTIHYLSLVNDNGSYLVVCETPYTLGSSVAEVNVRLAPYSTAHYSVIAAFH from the exons ATGGGTCGCAGCGCATTTTCCGTCACGACGATTCTCGTCCTCGCTAACTTTATTCTTATTTCGAGTGCCAAGCCATCCCATGACTTTGGAAAACTCGACAACAAATCAGTATTTCTAAACGAAGTGGTCAGCTTTTCGGATGATTTATCG AAGGAAACTTCCGCAACCCGTTTCATTGGAGATCTATTCGTTGGTCAGCGATATGCTAGCGAACGTCTAGCACAAGGGAAGTTCGATTTGGACAATCAGTCGCCTGATGTATTGCAAAAAACCTTGTACTTCGATGTGAAAG GAACTATCCATTACCTCAGTCTCGTTAATGATAATGGAAGCTATCTAGTGGTATGTGAGACCCCGTATACTTTGGGCTCCAGCGTTGCTGAGGTGAATGTTCGTCTTGCCCCATACTCGACAGCACACTACAGCGTGATTGCTGCGTTCCATTAA
- the LOC122414668 gene encoding uncharacterized protein isoform X2, with the protein MGRSAFSVTTILVLANFILISSAKPSHDFGKLDNKSVFLNEVVSFSDDLSETSATRFIGDLFVGQRYASERLAQGKFDLDNQSPDVLQKTLYFDVKGTIHYLSLVNDNGSYLVVCETPYTLGSSVAEVNVRLAPYSTAHYSVIAAFH; encoded by the exons ATGGGTCGCAGCGCATTTTCCGTCACGACGATTCTCGTCCTCGCTAACTTTATTCTTATTTCGAGTGCCAAGCCATCCCATGACTTTGGAAAACTCGACAACAAATCAGTATTTCTAAACGAAGTGGTCAGCTTTTCGGATGATTTATCG GAAACTTCCGCAACCCGTTTCATTGGAGATCTATTCGTTGGTCAGCGATATGCTAGCGAACGTCTAGCACAAGGGAAGTTCGATTTGGACAATCAGTCGCCTGATGTATTGCAAAAAACCTTGTACTTCGATGTGAAAG GAACTATCCATTACCTCAGTCTCGTTAATGATAATGGAAGCTATCTAGTGGTATGTGAGACCCCGTATACTTTGGGCTCCAGCGTTGCTGAGGTGAATGTTCGTCTTGCCCCATACTCGACAGCACACTACAGCGTGATTGCTGCGTTCCATTAA